The Capsicum annuum cultivar UCD-10X-F1 chromosome 1, UCD10Xv1.1, whole genome shotgun sequence sequence CACTACCTGCcctctcccccctccccccttccCCATTCATCTTCTCCAACCTACCCACTTCTCTCACCACCTTCCCGCTCTCTCACCCCTCAATTCTcttccccaccccacccctcaaTTTTATGCTAAATAATTTGTGAGTCACGAATTTAGATTTGAATAGGAGGATACAGTTCTCGCAAGAAATTATGTCATTGTTTTGCAAAATTTGTGCATCAAAGAAGATGTTAGAATTGCTATAGCCGAAACTAATAGATGCATTGCATCAATTGTGAAACTTCTTGAGCGTGACAATCGCAAGGATTAGGAGCATGCAGtggattttcttcttttttttatgctCTCAATGAGTTCAATATTGTCTACTAATAATGGATGAAGGTGTCTGTATCTGTTAATGGAAACAACAAAGCAAAGGCAATGGCTTTAGAGTTGTTGAGACTGCTGAAGGGGGAATTTAGTGATATTGGAGAATCTCATGAACAAGCAAAAGGGGGAACtgttctattttttaattaagtgttgccttttttttgggggggtgtTAATGATGTCGTTGATTAATGGAAGGAGTATTATTTGGTGTTCAtggtgtttgttgttgttgtaggtaTGTTAATGGAGTGAGTATTTTGTTAATGGAGTAAAATTTTGTTATCATTCTTGAAAAATTCAACCTCCATTAACCTCCATTAATGGGGGCTAAAGAAAGTTGTGTAGAGAAAGTTGTGTGGAGAAGACAActctaaaattatgaaaatatcctTCAAAAATTACGAAAATACCCCTGAAACGCgcttaaaagctagtgtaatacactctattttctgaatcagaaaaaggtgccaaagtgacacactttatggctacttgaggtgtcaaaagtgaacaacgtccacttgaagtgcctaagtgaaagatcatgCCAACTTTAGGGGGCCGCCGATGGGTTTGGCCTAAAAAATAATACCACATTAAAGTCAtgtcaaatatattaaaacattctttaatcttatgatattaaatatgtcatgtgaaaagttaaaattaaagtggtgtaagaaaataaaagtatcaATCTTTTTTAAACGAATTATAAAAGAAAGTAAGTACTCTTTTCTAAACTGAGGAAGcatttatatgatattgatagATACCAGAAGAATTACATTTTTGAACCGATTcgtttttggagttaaaaaggtttctctttaaatttcttcatatagaattgttattctttgtttttttctttctggtgaaaaaaataaataaaaaaactcaacAGAAAGTGGACTATAAATTGAGCACTTCCTTTGCTCATTTCTTCATATCGTTTCAGAATCCTTTGCTTATATCGTCACgtcttcttaattttcttttattatagttttttctcgtgaaaaaattataaaatgaagATCAACATTGTAAAATTTACAAGCCAATAATTACTTCTACTTCTACTAcgaataataatattttctttgattgtaaAATAATGATAGAAGCACTAAGTAGAGAGAATTTTGATTCCTACCCACTctcaaaacttattttgatttatagacaccaaatttctttttaatttattttttagggttaggtCTTGAAAAATGTAAAAAGTGGATCAGGTTGTGGGGTTATGGGTtcctttaacatttttaaaacttgaggGAAAAATACAACTTTTTAAAAACGACCACTTGgtcccttttatatttttttattttcaaaataattattaaaatcatttaatattttcaactacacATTTCTCTCTCCTCAAAACTTTCCTTCTCCCATTTTGGTTcctatttttttgaacaaaacaATTTGATTGATTCTTGCTTCCTCAGGGAAAATTTTTGAATCTCTCTTACTCAGATAAGTGTAGTTTCCTTCCCTAATCAGTTCTAGatccattttagtaatttttttcgaTGACGCTTTGTGTTGAGGTTCTTCGATTTTGACAAAAATTGCACTGTCCTTCGTTGAATTAGTCAAAATTTGAGTGTTTTTAGTTAACATTGTCGATTTCATTTCGCATGTTTAATGGGGTTTTGCTTTGGATAATGattagaaattttttaaatttttgtagttatattgcatttgattttgaattttttgtactgAATTGGACTCATTgtaatggtgttcttgttgttgtgaattgcacTGCCAATGTTGGAACTTGAATTGCATGTTTGATGTGAGGCATTTTTCTCGTTGTTCTTAATAAACTAGTGGTCGATAGGTCAACCACTGCAGATTTATTTTTGCTgcatttgttcatttttttaataGACCAGTGGTCAATAAATCGACCACTACAGATTCGTTTTTTGCTGTAGATCATAAATGGTGAGAAGAGTTCATAGAGCGGTTAAAAGGACTGCTTCTACCAGCAGGAAGCGAAAATCCAAAGAAGTTTTGAAAACTTCCAAGAGAAAAAAATCCATAGTTGATGAATCGGAGTCAGAAACCGAATCAAGAATCCTTGCCGATATTTCTGAATATGATGAAATTAGTGCACACGAGAGTGAGGATGTTGAGGATAGAGAAGGTAAAAGAGAGGGGGAAAGcgaaaaagaaagtgaaagtgatagCGGGGACGGTGAGGATAGGAGAGATAGCGGATATGGGGAGGAGGATCCTATATCCTGGCCAATTTGTGCGAGAGATATCTTTGTTGAGTTGTATGGACTAACAACCGGAATGGATGATCTTGGCTCTTTTCCTGCAAATATTTTTGTGAGATTAAGAATAGTCGTGTATCGAGAGTTTAGACGGGTTCTTGTTGAACAAAAGTTGTATTGTGATTTTAAGAAGACATGTTTCGGACACTTGAGGCATATTCCAGAATATTTTAGGTTTAATGGACAGATGGTTCATTATATTTTGCTGcgacatataaaaaatataaaaaactgcATGAAATTTGATTTTGTGTGAACGGTAAGCCAACTTGTTTCGGTTTAAAGGAATTTGCTTTGATTACGGGGCTGAATTGTTCATCATACCCCCATGAATCAAAAATGAACAAAGTCCTCCAAAATGGAGAAAGCTTTGATTTTAAGGTGACGAAGAACAAGAGTATTACTGCTGCAAAGTTGATTAGCCTGATAAAAAGTAATAGActaaataatcaacaaaagttgaagtgtGCTTTGGTTTGATTTATGCACATGATGCTGCTGGCAAAGGACCCGTAAAGGAAGGTGGATTCGGACCACATCAAGATGGCGGCTGATTTAGAATTCTTTGGGGGATATCCATGGGGAAAAGAGTCCTTTGAGCTGACCTTGAGCTATTTGAAAAAGAAGACTGATTTGACCAAGCAGAAAGAAGCTTTTGTCAAGAGGAATAATGCATCGTACGCGTTATTTGGCTTTCCCTGGGTGTTTCTGGTACTTATAATCAACTAGCCTATTGGTTTATTATAGACTCTTACATATCTATTGAGTAATACATAGACGCTATAGACTTACTTGTGTTTCTATTGATTGGAGGTTTAGATATATGAGGTCTTTTCTCATCTAGGAAGGTACACCGGCAAGTCGTTGGATTCTTCCCTATCCATTCCTCATCTTCTTTGATGGGACACGTCAAAGTGCGACAACATAATGGAAGGTGCCCCATTTAAGTACAAAGAAAACAGCACAAAAGTAAAATTATACATATTATGGTATTAGCGAATGTcctgtaatttatttttatttttttgtagattGTGACCCGTACCTTACCTTACTGTCTGTGAGATGGAGCAGAGATACATGAAAACTTTTAAACCATACACAGATAAAGTTAAGGATACGTTCATCGATGCGTTGAAGGCGCTGCTAAAAGGTGTGACTATTCTGACTTCAACAGCGGAGGTCGCGGACGAAGACGAAGATTTGGGTGGCCACCATTATGTTCCAAGTCCACCATGAGCTTATGATCATGATGGTTCAAGTGGACTCAAAACCTCACCATAATCTTCTAATGATGATGACCTGCGGGAGCGCGTTGCTTTGCTTGAGAAAAGTCTACTGGATATTACTTCTTTTGTTAGAGATGAGAGGCTGTGGAGAATCAAGAAGAATAGGAAAAAGCaacaagaagaaggtaaattattttattttttgctattccaatttaattttgttgcatatgtttagtaatcctttcaaaataatacagtgCACCTCGATATCCCCCCTCTTAGCTGACATCAAGTAAACCTCGAAGAACTTGCAGTCGCAGTGATGGACATGGCTATAgcagatgaaaaaggtgaagaagagaagaaagaagaagaaatggaagagAAGAATGCAGCAACAGCAGAAGCAGCAGTAGcagcagcagaagaagaagaacaagaagaagaagaagaagaagaagaagaagaagaaaaaaaaaaaaaaaatgatgagatGACAGCtgaagcagaagaagaaaatgaggagaaaacaaaaaaagatggtgaaaagaaatctgaagaagaagaagacgacaAAAATGAGAAGGCAGTTGAAGAAGAAGCAGTGGTCGAACAGGAGGTTGAAAacattgaagaagagaagaaatcagtacaagaagaagagaaggaaaataagaagaaagaagatgaagaagaggagaaaaaataggaagaaaaagaagtggatgCGATGGGCATTGTTGCAAAACTCAATCAAGAAAACAAGtagttttgtggatttggaacaAACAACTTTCttaatgatttgttgtttttagtgataattgaattaaatatatttcacatatttttttagtgatttgttctttatgaataattgaattacatatatttgacATGTCAATGATGGAGTTTACTGATGAAATAATGTTCATTTATTCCATTGTCTCGTTAGATTAAACAACTGGTTGTATTGCAGTACCAGTTCAGCTGTTGTCCTAATTTATAGTGGTTGATTGGAAACATAATAGAAGTTGTTCTCTATAATTTATAGACTTAACATACTATCGATTGAGTAAATCATTTATTTACTTATCGGAACTATCATGGTTTATAGAGGTCGATGATAAAAGACGTAGACATAATTCTCTATTTAATTATAGATTACACCAGGATTGATTTAAGAAACCTTACGTCTATTTATGCAGTTTCCTATATCCCTATTACACCTTTCTAGAaagccaacaacaataacaaaccatacaataattagcCTTTGCTTTACTTGATCCCTCTCCATTTCGACTTCTTTTAGCAATCCTTTCAAGTAATTCCTTTGCTCTTCGACTTTTTTTACCAATGTCATGAgtagatctctattttcttcGGATTCCCAAAGCCTTTGGAGTATATCAAACTTGGAAGTGCCTCAAAAATTTAATGTCGATGGCCTGCACGTTGGTGAGTCTTCGTCAAGCCATTTAAAAAAAGAGCATCCGTCATTATCTTTTCCAACCGTACAGttaaagaattttttatctaGATTCGAATCAGTGCGTGACTTCCTAAAAACAGCTGGATTGTCATAATGACATATGTAGGACACTTTTACATTTGATTTTTGGGCTGCTTGAGACATGGTAgttgttaacaaaaattaaagtcaaaaaaatgagagtgttaacacaaaaatagccttccttttttagaagaaaaaagtgagatATTACCATTGGGTGTTGATTTGACGTGTACGTTTTTACCGTTATAAAAATCtgacattttcatttttttttactattgatCTTGTTTCATAGACCTTATTTATAATCGATGCCTTCTTAGGATTTTCATAGATGCTTAATCGAATAGATAGACAGCCTAGCATATACTAAGAGGTAATTCATTAATAATCGGACTAGAATGTGCTGcatattcatagaccataactagcacatattttgagaagtaacttttaataaaaaataatagataattggattttatgcaattaaaggatcttGAACAAGTCATGTGGTCGTATGAGAGTTCACgtaaattgaataaggtgatcaatgatgtgtgaggatgggtagtgTATGAACAACAAACATGCTTGGGGCAATGTTtacccaaagcacaagtatgttgtggaTAATTCATTTGTTTAACCACAGCTCATCACCTCACATCTTGTttcaccactttcaatttatgtggactctcatatgatcacatgacttgtttaggctcatttgattgcataaaatttaattattgattattctattaattaattaatccttctcaaaatatgtgctagttatggtctatgaatatcTAGCACAGTCTAGTGATTTATTTGTGGAACTAGTTAAGAGTCTATGCAAGACTATATCAGGTCGAGGACAAAACTAAGCATAGTCTAGCATAGATTTTATACAACTTCATTAATACATGCACTATACTATGACACATATTTATAGACCttgactagcacatattttgaaaagaattatttaattaataaaataataagtaattataTTTTATGCAATCGAGTGatcctaaacaagtcatgtgatcgtatgagagtgcacataaattgaaagtggtgaaacaagatgtgaggtgatgagttgtggttgaacaaccaatctccttagggcaatgtttaccaaagcacaagtatgttatGAGGAATTCATTAGTTCATCCACTACCTATCCTCACACATCATTGACCACTTTAtccaatttacgtggactctcatactATCACATGACTTTTTCAAGCCCCTCTAATTGCATaaattctaattatttattattttattgattaattatttcttttatttttcaaatatgctaCTAAGAGCAATAAACCAATGTtgtatattattgacaaggcttaCAATCTATGAAATTTACTGAACACAATCAATGGAGAGGTATTATTTAATGCATTTAATATGTATTTGTTCGAGCATTGACCTTGATATAAGTGTCAAATAAACTTCATCaacttttcatttaattttgtataatttaACATAATCGCGGATAGATCAAATTAGTTTTCCATTGGcgtatatgaattaatttgacNNNNNNNNNNNNNNNNNNNNNNNNNNNNNNNNNNNNNNNNNNNNNNNNNNNNNNNNNNNNNNNNNNNNNNNNNNNNNNNNNNNNNNNNNNNNNNNNNNNNNNNNNNNNNNNNNNNNNNNNNNNNNNNNNNNNNNNNNNNNNNNNNNNNNNNNNNNNNNNNNNNNNNNNNNNNNNNNNNNNNNNNNNNNNNNNNNNNNNNNNNNNNNNNNNNNNNNNNNNNNNNNNNNNNNNNNNNNNNNNNNNNNNNNNNNNNNNNNNNNNNNNNNNNNNNNNNNNNNNNNNNNNNNNNNNNNNNNNNNNNNNNNNNNNNNNNNNNNNNNNNNNNNNNNNNNNNNNNNNNNNNNNNNNNNNNNNNNNNNNNNNNNNNNNNNNNNNNNNNNNNNNNNNNNNNNNNNNNNNNNNNNNNNNNNNNNNNNNNNNNNNNNNNNNNNNNNNNNNNNNNNNNNNNNNNNNNNNNNNNNNNNNNNNNNNNNNNNNNNNNNNNNNNNNNNNNNNNNNNNNNNNNNNNNNNNNNNNNNNNNNNNNNNNNNNNNNNNNNNNNNNNNNNNNNNNNNNNNNNNNNNNNNNNNNNNNNNNNNNNNNNNNNNNNNNNNNNNNNNNNNNNNNNNNNNNNNNNNNNNNNNNNNNNNNNNNNNNNNNNNNNNNNNNNNNNNNNNNNNNNNNNNNNNNNNNNNNNNNNNNNNNNNNNNNNNNNNNNNNNNNNNNNNNNNNNNNNNNNNNNNNNNNNNNNNNNNNNNNNNNNNNNNNNNNNNNNNNNNNNNNNNNNNNNNNNNNNNNNNNNNNNNNNNNNNNNNNNNNNNNNNNNNNNNNNNNNNNNNNNNNNNNNNNNNNNNNNNNNNNNNNNNNNNNNNNNNNNNNNNNNNNNNNNNNNNNNNNNNNNNNNNNNNNNNNNNNNNNNNNNNNNNNNNNNNNNNNNNNNNNNNNNNNNNNNNNNNNNNNNNNNNNNNNNNNNNNNNNNNNNNNNNNNNNNNNNNNNNNNNNNNNNNNNNNNNNNNNNNNNNNNNNNNNNNNNNNNNNNNNNNNNNNNNNNNNNNNNNNNNNNNNNNNNNNNNNNNNNNNNNNNNNNNNNNNNNNNNNNNNNNNNNNNNNNNNNNNNNNNNNNNNNNNNNNNNNNNNNNNNNNNNNNNNNNNNNNNNNNNNNNNNNNNNNNNNNNNNNNNNNNNNNNNNNNNNNNNNNNNNNNNNNNNNNNNNNNNNNNNNNNNNNNNNNNNNNNNNNNNNNNNNNNNNNNNNNNNNNNNNNNNNNNNNNNNNNNNNNNNNNNNNNNNNNNNNNNNNNNNNNNNNNNNNNNNNNNNNNNNNNNNNNNNNNNNNNNNNNNNNNNNNNNNNNNNNNNNNNNNNNNNNNNNNNNNNNNNNNNNNNNNNNNNNNNNNNNNNNNNNNNNNNNNNNNNNNNNNNNNNNNNNNNNNNNNNNNNNNNNNNNNNNNNNNNNNNNNNNNNNNNNNNNNNNNNNNNNNNNNNNNNNNNNNNNNNNNNNNNNNNNNNNNNNNNNNNNNNNNNNNNNNNNNNNNNNNNNNNNNNNNNNNNNNNNNNNNNNNNNNNNNNNNNNNNNNNNNNNNNNNNNNNNNNNNNNNNNNNNNNNNNNNNNNNNNNNNNNNNNNNNNNNNNNNNNNNNNNNNNNNNNNNNNNNNNNNNNNNNNNNNNNNNNNNNNNNNNNNNNNNNNNNNNNNNNNNNNNNNNNNNNNNNNNNNNNNNNNNNNNNNNNNNNNNNNNNNNNNNNNNNNNNNNNNNNNNNNNNNNNNNNNNNNNNNNNNNNNNNNNNNNNNNNNNNNNNNNNNNNNNNNNNNNNNNNNNNNNNNNNNNNNNNNNNNNNNNNNNNNNNNNNNNNNNNNNNNNNNNNNNNNNNNNNNNNNNNNNNNNNNNNNNNNNNNNNNNNNNNNNNNNNNNNNNNNNNNNNNNNNNNNNNNNNNNNNNNNNNNNNNNNNNNNNNNNNNNNNNNNNNNNNNNNNNNNNNNNNNNNNNNNNNNNNNNNNNNNNNNNNNNNNNNNNNNNNNNNNNNNNNNNNNNNNNNNNNNNNNNNNNNNNNNNNNNNNNNNNNNNNNNNNNNNNNNNNNNNNNNNNNNNNNNNNNNNNNNNNNNNNNNNNNNNNNNNNNNNNNNNNNNNNNNNNNNNNNNNNNNNNNNNNNNNNNNNNNNNNNNNNNNNNNNNNNNNNNNNNNNNNNNNNNNNNNNNNNNNNNNNNNNNNNNNNNNNNNNNNNNNNNNNNNNNNNNNNNNNNNNNNNNNNNNNNNNNNNNNNNNNNNNNNNNNNNNNNNNNNNNNNNNNNNNNNNNNNNNNNNNNNNNNNNNNNNNNNNNNNNNNNNNNNNNNNNNNNNNNNNNNNNNNNNNNNNNNNNNNNNNNNNNNNNNNNNNNNNNNNNNNNNNNNNNNNNNNNNNNNNNNNNNNNNNNNNNNNNNNNNNNNNNNNNNNNNNNNNNNNNNNNNNNNNNNNNNNNNNNNNNNNNNNNNNNNNNNNNNNNNNNNNNNNNNNNNNNNNNNNNNNNNNNNNNNNNNNNNNNNNNNNNNNNNNNNNNNNNNNNNNNNNNNNNNNNNNNNNNNNNNNNNNNNNNNNNNNNNNNNNNNNNNNNNNNNNNNNNNNNNNNNNNNNNNNNNNNNNNNNNNNNNNNNNNNNNNNNNNNNNNNNNNNNNNNNNNNNNNNNNNNNNNNNNNNNNNNNNNNNNNNNNNNNNNNNNNNNNNNNNNNNNNNNNNNNNNNNNNNNNNNNNNNNNNNNNNNNNNNNNNNNNNNNNNNNNNNNNNNNNNNNNNNNNNNNNNNNNNNNNNNNNNNNNNNNNNNNNNNNNNNNNNNNNNNNNNNNNNNNNNNNNNNNNNNNNNNNNNNNNNNNNNNNNNNNNNNNNNNNNNNNNNNNNNNNNNNNNNNNNNNNNNNNNNNNNNNNNNNNNNNNNNNNNNNNNNNNNNNNNNNNNNNNNNNNNNNNNNNNNNNNNNNNNNNNNNNNNNNNNNNNNNNNNNNNNNNNNNNNNNNNNNNNNNNNNNNNNNNNNNNNNNNNNNNNNNNNNNNNNNNNATAGATCAAATTAGTTTTCCATTGGcgtatatgaattaatttgacGTATAATTATTGTCCCGTTCATCTTCTACCTTGATCTcatgaaaaaaatctaaaaaggaagaaaatgtaAAATTACAGTGGCGAAAAATGCAGGAAACAAgaattaaactagaaacaagaattAACCAAGAATTAAATTCACATCTCACAACCCtttgattcatcttctaacaTCAGAAATTAATTTTCCAAAAATTATAGTGGAGACAAATGAaggaaacaaaattaatttttcattaattcaCAACTATTTGATTCGTGTTGTAACAGAGGAAATTgcacaaaaattcaaaagagtCTAAAATTGCAGAAACATAAAGGGAGACAGATATAGGAAAAgcaaaaatatttcattcattcattcttgATTGCAAAGGTAGACCCATATTTACAACTAAACCCAAACAAAAACTGCAAAATAAAGAAGCTTTCATCTAACATAAACCTAACCATGAAAGCTTCCCATTGCAATGacatttaaacaaaaaaaataaatataaatacttaAAACTAAGGGGATGGTGGGGGGTGATCATCTCCTCCGGCTCCATGTTGAGCCGCTCCACAATCGCCTATAAAAAATGGGCAATCCATCGGAGTTAGCGGTGGACATGCTCCCGGTCCTGCCCCAGTCCATAGAAAAGGCGGTTGAAGTCGTTACAGAGGAGGAAAAGGTCATAGTTACGATTGATCCTCCTTCTGGATCTCAAAGAAATGGCTGGCATCttttcaattaaatttgattttgagttgatgaAGATAAATTTTGGGTGGAGTAGATGGGTgtttatatagaccaaaatagaacCCTTTGGTCTTCCCGCCCTTTGGTTTGTAAAAATGTGAATGGAGGAAATCAAAGAGAGGTAGCATATACCCAATCGCTGCAACGTCTGATTGGACGTGCCGTAACTTTTTTAAGGTATAATAAATGCTCAACTGTTCACATCTATCCCTTTGAACATTTAGGATTTTTAATAGACTGTATATGAGATGGATTATATGCCATgttttaaataaagaataaaagaaataaacctgACACATAATATATGCAATACTTTTAAAAGGCCGATAATAGACGTTAAGTCGATAAATCTGGCATTAATCAGGTAACTGAAGGGTtttcatgatacatatattgcCATGACTTAGAAAAACACAAATTTATACAAGACTAACTACAATTTATTGTTGTTACAAGTGGTTATTGTGTGCCCGGGTCTCTTGCACAGTGAAAACTTGTTCCTCCTCTTTGACTTGAAAGTCTCTCCCAAGCCCTTAAagcattttttttcttccttccgAGCTTGGTGACCATGAATAGTGGAATAATGTTCACGTCTAGCAATTCTTGTGGCACGCGTCATTCAGACTCCAAAGAGACAACATTAATTGATTCCGAATACGCAAGGAGGTACTATTCCACTTTATACAGGGGCGAAGAGTAATCATAGACTCTCAAACCACAATCATCACTGTGCTTCGATCGCAAAGTGGCCATCGCGTGATAGTAAGATATTTTGACTAGGTCAAACTTCCTACACGAACAAGACGTTTCCAGTAGGTCGACTTTAGCCGTAGAGCCACTTCCAAATACAGTGTATTGGCTTTTATCTCCACTTATGTTCTCTATATAGAAAGAGTCACCCTCGCTCATATTATCTCTTAAGATTTTTTTGGCGGCAGGAACAAATTTGTTATCCTTACATTTGAGGACGTAGGCACTCCTCTCCCTAAATATTTCATCAAACCTCTTGGCAATCAAATTGAATATGGATGCCACAGGGTATTCCCTTTCGGCAATCAACATAGCGTTCACCGACTCAGCAATATTTGTGGTCATCATGTCAAACTTGTTGCCATGAAATATGTCCTGCTCCATTTATCAAAACCAAGCTCATGCTCGAGGAAAAAGGCTGCCTTGAAACAGTAGTTCTTGAATTCCACAACATGGTCGCTAAACTCCTCGGGAGAATATGCCTTTGCCGCATTGTAGAatagatagaggttttctccgcAGTGGTAATTTACCCAGAGATTTTCACAATAGGCTTTAGCTTCTCAAAGAAGAacgtccaagatgcatcattCTCCTTGTCAATATTGCAAAAGGCAATGGGATAAATATGGTTCTTTGTATCCTGTACAACCGCTCTT is a genomic window containing:
- the LOC124898884 gene encoding uncharacterized protein LOC124898884: MEQDIFHGNKFDMMTTNIAESVNAMLIAEREYPVASIFNLIAKRFDEIFRERSAYVLKCKDNKFVPAAKKILRDNMSEGDSFYIENISGDKSQYTVFGSGSTAKVDLLETSCSCRKFDLVKISYYHAMATLRSKHSDDCGLRVYDYSSPLYKVE